A genomic region of Anopheles coustani chromosome 3, idAnoCousDA_361_x.2, whole genome shotgun sequence contains the following coding sequences:
- the LOC131268679 gene encoding histone H1-like — protein MADTATEVPAAAAAAPAAVAKSPKKPKAAAGPKKPKAPAAHPPVNEMVLAAVKALNERNGSSLQAIKKYVAANYKADVTKLATFFKKALKSGVASGKLVQTKGTGASGSFKLSAAAKKPPVEKKKKAVAPKKKSASAADKKKKVAAKKPAGEKKVKKVTKKAEGAAAKKPKAAATAAKKPKAATAAKKPKAADAAKKAAKKPAAPKQKSTKPSKTPAAKPKAPKPKKAAAPAKKAAAPKKAAAKK, from the coding sequence atggCAGATACAGCAACGGAAGTTCCCGCCGCCGCAGCAGCCGCACCAGCAGCCGTGGCCAAATCGCCGAAGAAGCCCAAGGCGGCCGCCGGACCCAAGAAGCCAAAGGCGCCAGCTGCCCATCCTCCGGTCAACGAGATGGTGCTGGCAGCGGTGAAGGCGTTGAACGAGCGCAACGGATCGTCGCTGCAAGCGATCAAGAAGTACGTGGCAGCCAACTACAAGGCCGACGTGACCAAGCTGGCGACCTTCTTCAAGAAGGCCCTGAAGAGCGGAGTGGCCAGCGGTAAGCTGGTGCAGACCAAGGGAACCGGAGCGTCGGGTTCGTTCAAGCTGTCGGCTGCGGCCAAGAAGCCACCagtagagaagaaaaagaaggctGTCGCTCCCAAGAAGAAGTCGGCATCGGCGgcggacaagaagaagaaggtcgCTGCCAAGAAGCCAGCCGGAGAGAAGAAGGTAAAGAAGGTGACGAAGAAGGCCGAGGGAGCCGCGGCCAAGAAGCCAAAGGCCGCAGCAACCGCCGCCAAAAAGCCAAAAGCGGCCACCGCCGCCAAGAAACCAAAGGCTGCCGATGCTGCCAAGAAGGCGGCCAAGAAGCCAGCAGCTCCGAAGCAGAAGTCCACGAAGCCTTCGAAGACCCCGGCTGCCAAGCCCAAGGCACCGAAACCGAAGAAGGCTGCCGCGCCCGCCAAGAAGGCAGCTGCCCCAAAGAAAGCTGCAGCCAAGAAGTAA
- the LOC131271329 gene encoding histone H1-like, with amino-acid sequence MADTATEVPAAAATAPAAVAKSPKKPKAAAGPKKPKAPAAHPPVNEMVLAAVKALNERNGSSLQAIKKYVAANYKADVTKLATFFKKALKSGVASGKLVQTKGTGASGSFKLSAAAKKPPVEKKKKAVAPKKKSASAADKKKKVAAKKPAGEKKVKKVTKKAEGAAAKKPKAAATAAKKPKAATAAKKPKAADAAKKAAKKPAAPKQKSTKPSKTPAAKPKAPKPKKAAAPAKKAAAPKKAAAKK; translated from the coding sequence atggCAGATACAGCAACGGAAGTTCCCGCCGCCGCAGCAACCGCACCAGCAGCCGTGGCCAAGTCGCCGAAGAAGCCCAAAGCGGCCGCCGGACCCAAGAAGCCAAAGGCGCCAGCTGCCCATCCTCCGGTCAACGAGATGGTGCTGGCAGCGGTGAAGGCGTTGAACGAGCGCAACGGATCGTCGCTGCAAGCGATCAAGAAGTACGTGGCAGCCAACTACAAGGCCGACGTGACCAAGCTGGCGACCTTCTTCAAGAAGGCCCTGAAGAGCGGAGTGGCCAGCGGTAAGCTGGTGCAGACCAAGGGAACCGGAGCGTCGGGTTCGTTCAAGCTGTCGGCTGCGGCCAAGAAGCCACCagtagagaagaaaaagaaggctGTCGCTCCCAAGAAGAAGTCGGCATCGGCGgcggacaagaagaagaaggtcgCTGCCAAGAAGCCAGCCGGAGAGAAGAAGGTAAAGAAGGTGACGAAGAAGGCCGAGGGAGCCGCGGCCAAGAAGCCAAAGGCCGCAGCAACCGCCGCCAAAAAGCCAAAAGCGGCCACCGCCGCCAAGAAACCAAAGGCTGCCGATGCTGCCAAGAAGGCGGCCAAGAAGCCAGCAGCTCCGAAGCAGAAGTCCACGAAGCCTTCGAAGACCCCAGCTGCCAAGCCCAAGGCACCGAAACCGAAGAAGGCTGCCGCGCCCGCCAAGAAGGCAGCTGCCCCAAAGAAAGCTGCAGCCAAGAAGTAA
- the LOC131268315 gene encoding major facilitator superfamily domain-containing protein 8-like codes for MGSIKSSLSLKQQDKDRSSGLESDEEYRDRWITIRVVYFSGFLMFLSFGVVATGLWPYLENMDPTARKTFLSALFAAPPAGQLLFSPLIGWCSTRLSSIRIPFVLLTVLFILANGLYSVIELFPVPYRKFVMLFSRFMFGIATSINTLSRAYLSTATKMCERTQAISMSSFAQTLGLAVGPIIPASVSAVGEVGFTICGVRFNMYTLGGWICAAVGAVYIIFLNPSYFKHCNIAAKEALRKCGGTVEKDTRQPLNFFSIWMIMLSYGVLMFFYVLFQAVISPISLDQFAWSHEQSLFYLGILLPSGTACSCVVFLLLPQLCQRFSEHNVFVYFAMLPLFLSQIVMIPIGSNKIQIAVPQNGSDTGPTNGCSISQEWCNSVPSINHYQLVVSYALLCISFSVGIAISQTILSKHLGTRPQGNWMALYTSIGGIMRIIGPGGVMIYVSLGTYWLFGLGSAVSGLVLMWVWMCKGHLRYSKKSIVAAEVQLMLIQPKQ; via the exons ATGGGCTCCATAAAAAGCAGTTTAAGTTTGAAACAACAGGATAAAGATCGCTCAAGTGGCTTGGAGTCCGACGAAGAGTATCGCGACCGATGGATTACAATAAGAGTAGTGTATTTCAGTGGCTTTCTGATGTTCCTTTCGTTTGGCGTGGTCGCAACCGGGCTGTGGCCGTATCTGGAAAAC ATGGATCCAACGgcaaggaaaacattcttGAGTGCTTTATTTGCTGCTCCACCTGCGGGCCAGTTACTTTTTAGCCCACTGATTGGATGGTGTTCGACTAGGTTGTCGTCGATAAGGATTCCGTTCGTGCTGTTGACTGTTTTGTTTATACTCGCCAACGGCCTGTACAGTGTGATAGAGCTATTTCCCGTGCCGTATCGAAAGTTTGTGATGTTATTTTCCCGATTCATGTTTGGCATTGCAACGTCCATCAATACGCTAAGTCGAGCTTACCTTTCAACGGCCACTAAAATGTGCGAACGTACTCAGGCCATATCGATGAGTTCGTTTGCCCAAACACTTGGTCTAGCTGTTGGGCCTATCATCCCAGCATCGGTATCAGCTGTTGGTGAGGTTGGGTTCACAATATGTGGTGTTCGGTTCAACATGTACACATTGGGTGGATGGATTTGTGCTGCGGTCGGTGCggtttacattatttttttaaatccatccTACTTCAAACACTGCAACATCGCTGCAAAAGAGGCTTTGCGGAAATGTGGTGGTACAGTTGAGAAGGATACCCGGCAACCGTTGAACTTCTTTTCTATCTGGATGATCATGTTAAGCTATGGAGTTTTAATGTTCTTCTATGTGTTATTTCAAGC GGTAATTTCGCCAATTTCGCTCGATCAATTCGCCTGGAGCCACGAGCAGTCGCTGTTTTACTTAGGAATTTTACTCCCCAGCGGAACTGCATGCTCTTGCGTAGTGTTTTTACTTCTACCTCAGCTGTGCCAACGGTTTAGTGAGCACAACGTGTTTGTATATTTCGCCATGCTGCCTCTATTCCTTAGTCAAATTGTAATGATCCCGATAGGctccaacaaaattcaaatagCAGTGCCACAAAATGGAAGTGATACAGGACCAACAAACGGATGTTCGATTTCACAGGAATGGTGCAACAGTGTACCATCCATAAACCACTATCAGCTCGTTGTTTCCTATGCCCTGCTTTGTATTTCATTTTCGGTAGGAATTGCGATTAGTCAAACGATACTTTCGAAACATCTTGGTACTAGACCCCAGGGAAATTGGATGGCCCTTTACACGAGCATTGGTGGTATTATGCGTATCATTGGACCTGGGGGCGTTATGATATATGTTAGTCTTGGCACGTACTGGTTGTTCGGACTAGGCTCAGCTGTGTCAGGACTTGTACTCATGTGGGTATGGATGTGTAAAGGACATTTGCGATATTCAAAGAAGTCGATTGTAGCAGCAGAGGTGCAGTTGATGTTGATCCAACCAAAACAATGA
- the LOC131268299 gene encoding organic cation transporter protein-like yields the protein MTQSEDAIDLDGLLHEIGQFGLFQVRQYGLMILPIIFNAFFTLSYVFTAGNLNYRCLTPECEDPATEVYDVPWLNGTQVPQNDDHCWRYKFVWNETALPEKCTIAQDEQNSSTLLQCDRFVFETNENTIVRDFNLTCAQNDWKLTLVGTVNNIGQFVALPIAGYFSDRFGRRWVLLISVAGSAIFGLIRSFSTSYAMFVVMEFLDPAIGSTMYTTAFILALELVGPKMRVTGNNIISCAFSFGEALLGLLAMYFRDWRVLLRILYISGLIALPLLYTTAESVRWLLSKNRKKDALTILLRAADLNGKKLSPSVVESFCNKSDDECSAEMENSKPFTQLVREAFATRGLVLRVVNCSFCWLTNTMVYFGLSLNSVSLSGNKYLNFILVSLVELPGFFLMQLILDRFGRKKTLFTTLIGSGLFCIVSVFIAGADVPQLNLALFLLSKLCITMSFGTLYIYTVEIFPTNLRQSLLSTCSMFGRIGSMVAPQTPLLSKFWEPLPMILFGCLGITSGIAILQFPETLNTDLPDTLDEAMAMENKNDSHQATSK from the exons ATGACACAATCTGAGGATGCCATTGACCTGGATGGATTGTTGCACGAGATTGGTCAGTTCGGATTGTTCCAAGTGCGCCAATATGGGCTGATGATACTACCGATAATATTCAACGCATTCTTCACGCTGAGCTACGTATTCACTGCCGGAAACCTCAACTACAG ATGCTTGACTCCGGAGTGTGAAGATCCCGCAACGGAAGTTTACGATGTTCCATGGTTAAATGGTACGCAAGTCCCCCAGAATGATGATCATTGTTGGCGGtacaaatttgtttggaatgaaACGGCACTACCAGAAAAATGTACAATAGCCCAAGATGAACAAAATTCTTCCACTTTGCTCCAGTgtgatcgtttcgtttttgaaacaaatgaaaatactATTGTGCGTGATTTCAACCTTACATGTGCTCAAAATGACTGGAAACTTACCTTGGTGGGAACCGTGAACAATATCGGTCAATTTGTAGCACTTCCTATAGCCGGGTATTTTTCGGATCGATTTGGTAGACGATGGGTTTTGCTGATCAGTGTCGCTGGAAGTGCGATTTTCGGTTTGATTCGTTCTTTTTCCACCAGCTATGCAATGTTCGTCGTAATGGAGTTCCTTGATCCAGCTATCGGTTCAACCATGTATACGACGGCGTTCATACTAGCGCTGGAGCTTGTTGGTCCGAAAATGCGTGTGACTGGGAATAACATTATATCGTGTGCCTTTTCCTTTGGTGAGGCCCTGCTCGGCCTGTTGGCTATGTACTTCCGTGACTGGCGAGTATTACTACGAATTTTGTACATATCCGGGTTGATTGCATTACCCCTGCTTTATACCACAGCGGAGAGTGTACGCTGGTTGTTatcaaaaaacagaaaaaaggatGCATTAACTATCCTATTACGTGCGGCTGACTTGAACGGGAAGAAACTTTCACCGTCGGTAGTGGAAAGCTTCTGCAACAAAAGCGATGACGAGTGCAGTGCAGAAATGGAGAACAGTAAACCCTTTACACAATTGGTGCGTGAAGCCTTCGCCACTCGTGGACTTGTGCTGCGTGTCGTAAATTGTTCTTTTTGTTGGCTCACTAACACAATGGTTTATTTCGGGCTGAGCCTCAACTCAGTATCTCTATCCGGCAATAAGTACCTCAACTTCATCCTCGTATCACTTGTTGAATTGCCTGGATTCTTTCTCATGCAGCTAATCCTGGATCGgtttggacgaaaaaaaactcttttcACCACACTTATAGGTAGTGGACTGTTTTGCATTGTTTCGGTGTTCATTGCTGGTGCAG ATGTTCCACAGCTTAATCTGGCGCTATTCCTACTCAGTAAACTATGCATCACCATGTCTTTCGGAACACTATACATTTATACAGTGGAGATTTTTCCAACTAACCTACGCCAAAGTCTTCTATCGACATGCTCTATGTTTGGCCGTATTGGATCGATGGTAGCACCGCAAACGCCACTGTTATCAAAATTCTGGGAGCCCCTTCCAATGATACTTTTCGGCTGCCTCGGCATTACTTCCGGTATTGCAATTCTCCAATTTCCTGAAACGCTTAATACTGATCTTCCTGACACACTCGATGAGGCCATGgctatggaaaacaaaaatgactcACATCAAGCGACGAGTAAatga